A part of Pseudomonas leptonychotis genomic DNA contains:
- a CDS encoding DUF6160 family protein: MPRYSLLLLALFCPLVTPLAQAMQALDDQALSAVSGRDGISLQTTGGGWSAGSVNYIQDGQTLSLKGVSGKAQTAGSSSTTTLDVVGDQLQVQHSGSAQVLSIDNIELAGSSKSFGSFRAFFTLGATLKLSGGGASGVSGFSVDDSQLSLSAATFYYRDNGFDLIVKGLSFDTYLNNAYLDIVSGGNGQEIKLDLGTSRFVGSIAGIGLDLAHGDPTLGVAVTPGSPDLRDVDAQRSFGKLNMDLRLGGSISIAGGGASGEGLRIKPNITIANSLFQYQDEGVLRAENFAGSLISNAGLTLDLEQDGAGSYAKIAFQDLKFNATLGGLIMGNPSNQKLGGLALELNFLDQGARQNWLKLRPGGDPNSGQKGISADLSWNMVNSSLALTDNGNSMWFSGLRTHGTGQFTFDLTKSCAAGVSTSCYAGSNSDLNSGGYNGHFDGMRLGLKNVVGSYSFDGLRVGDANAPLQGGTELLVLMEIFPAYDFTLNGQITLKAGGAVGDGLRYNADFYITEANAAVTVDENGRGLWLSGSSYEMHYREGSLDISNNGVELRKGTYWSKLDVGNVRWGDRLTGRSIGRLVLKRYEQGSTLAISSGGAGALCVGGSGSSSATCSASGGRWEDRGNEGLSVKLKNVFVRDGSGNPANAVSTNEKRNQIIIETGRVNGVNGTGSQLVVDNFHTSDGTPNNPNANTYGFNVDLNLDVAPTKVCNKTGSGCTPVTPDPLGFAVNGRVHFKEVNIDRIQHVHPTGGAVTSMFGIKLQNADIRANLTATPIN; encoded by the coding sequence ATGCCCCGTTATTCGCTGTTATTGCTCGCGCTCTTCTGCCCCTTAGTGACTCCCCTGGCGCAGGCCATGCAGGCGCTGGATGATCAGGCGTTGTCCGCCGTCAGTGGACGCGATGGTATTAGTCTGCAAACCACTGGCGGCGGCTGGTCGGCCGGCAGTGTTAATTACATTCAGGATGGTCAGACCCTCAGCCTCAAGGGCGTCAGTGGTAAAGCGCAAACGGCTGGCAGCAGCTCGACCACCACGCTGGATGTGGTCGGCGATCAATTGCAGGTGCAGCACAGCGGCAGTGCCCAGGTGCTGAGCATCGATAACATCGAACTGGCCGGTAGCAGCAAAAGCTTCGGTTCCTTTCGCGCCTTTTTCACCCTGGGCGCCACACTCAAACTGAGTGGCGGCGGGGCCAGTGGCGTTAGCGGTTTCAGTGTGGATGACAGCCAGCTGTCGCTGAGCGCGGCGACTTTCTATTACCGCGACAATGGCTTTGATCTGATCGTCAAAGGCCTGTCGTTCGATACCTACCTGAACAACGCTTACCTGGATATCGTCAGCGGCGGCAACGGCCAAGAAATCAAACTGGACCTGGGCACTTCGCGCTTTGTTGGCTCGATTGCCGGTATCGGCCTCGATCTGGCCCATGGCGACCCGACACTGGGTGTGGCGGTTACCCCGGGTAGCCCGGACCTGCGTGACGTTGATGCCCAGCGCAGCTTTGGCAAGCTGAACATGGACCTGCGCTTGGGTGGCAGCATCAGTATTGCCGGCGGCGGGGCCAGCGGCGAGGGGTTGCGGATCAAGCCCAATATCACCATCGCTAACAGCCTGTTCCAGTATCAGGACGAAGGCGTGCTGCGCGCCGAGAACTTCGCCGGCAGCCTAATCAGCAACGCCGGCCTAACCCTCGATTTAGAGCAGGACGGCGCTGGCAGCTACGCCAAAATTGCCTTTCAGGATCTCAAATTCAACGCCACCCTTGGCGGCCTGATCATGGGCAACCCGAGCAATCAAAAACTCGGCGGCCTGGCGCTGGAGCTGAACTTCCTCGATCAGGGCGCGCGGCAGAACTGGTTGAAACTGCGGCCGGGCGGTGACCCCAACTCCGGGCAGAAGGGCATCAGTGCCGATCTCAGTTGGAATATGGTCAACAGCTCGCTGGCGCTCACCGATAACGGCAACAGCATGTGGTTCAGTGGTCTGCGTACCCACGGCACTGGCCAGTTCACCTTCGATCTGACCAAGAGCTGCGCGGCGGGGGTTAGCACCAGTTGCTATGCCGGCAGCAACAGCGACCTAAACAGTGGTGGCTACAACGGTCATTTCGATGGCATGCGCCTGGGGCTGAAGAATGTGGTGGGCAGTTACAGCTTTGATGGCTTGCGTGTCGGTGACGCCAATGCACCGCTGCAGGGCGGCACCGAGTTGCTGGTGCTGATGGAAATCTTCCCCGCCTATGACTTTACCCTCAATGGTCAAATTACCCTCAAGGCCGGTGGTGCCGTGGGCGATGGCCTGCGTTACAACGCCGACTTCTATATTACTGAGGCCAATGCGGCGGTCACCGTGGATGAAAATGGTCGCGGCCTGTGGCTGTCCGGCAGCAGTTATGAGATGCACTATCGCGAGGGCTCGCTGGATATCAGCAACAACGGTGTCGAGCTGCGTAAGGGCACCTATTGGTCGAAGCTGGATGTAGGCAACGTGCGTTGGGGCGATCGGCTGACCGGCCGCAGCATCGGCCGCTTGGTGCTCAAACGTTATGAGCAAGGTTCAACCCTGGCGATTAGCTCGGGTGGGGCTGGCGCTCTTTGTGTCGGCGGCAGCGGCAGCTCTTCCGCGACGTGCAGCGCCAGTGGCGGGCGCTGGGAAGACCGTGGCAATGAAGGGCTGTCGGTCAAGTTGAAGAACGTGTTCGTGCGTGATGGCTCCGGCAATCCGGCCAACGCGGTATCGACGAACGAGAAGCGCAACCAGATCATCATTGAAACCGGGCGGGTCAACGGGGTGAATGGCACAGGTAGTCAGTTGGTGGTGGACAACTTCCACACCTCCGACGGCACCCCGAATAATCCCAATGCCAACACCTACGGGTTTAATGTCGACCTTAATCTCGACGTGGCACCGACCAAGGTGTGCAATAAAACCGGTTCGGGTTGCACGCCAGTGACTCCCGACCCGCTTGGTTTTGCGGTGAACGGACGGGTGCATTTCAAGGAGGTGAATATCGACCGGATTCAACACGTACACCCCACCGGCGGTGCGGTGACCTCGATGTTCGGGATCAAACTGCAAAACGCCGACATCCGCGCCAATCTCACCGCGACGCCAATCAACTAA